A single Dunckerocampus dactyliophorus isolate RoL2022-P2 chromosome 2, RoL_Ddac_1.1, whole genome shotgun sequence DNA region contains:
- the mki67 gene encoding proliferation marker protein Ki-67 isoform X2 — MEADDTEPSKTVSPFSDLYQMIRKSLDVKTPQKSSGNNIQMPTSKTKEHVSTKDTPKTGKVGAGDAAEAVTPKSYKKRRNSSQILASDTAATPENVKSEVASPQTRQRTTPRRYSASEVIEQICTPTLRSPMRRRSKEATPAKDQEEVMQSPNTDLAGVTGNEPKPCGSADLVMKKKRVSFGGYLVPEFFDKKLPPDSPLRKGDTPRRSLCLSKPKQSLLRRASVIGLENVADVIGSPKASGKKSPKGKSPSPGKKTPKLSTPSPNQKSPKSTSVSPKGHSSGKKSPKSKKPSPKVPKSIPVSPKGASPGKKSPKAITPSAKASPPSEKSPKSKSSSPKDSGNMSLKSRKPRRASSSINKLETPTTKKRTSLRPTPQENVIETPKAKTPLGSQMQVSSVQGRFSVSRIKTPSPIAEDCITTLSPTVTPKIPLRRKSLKSTSRKTPSLARSAAKVMLRRSGISRASMKVMSAWADTVKFGQPKVPAVAPAKNVVKGTSKARKVMNVSKLQTPVRKPLGHVSTGHANSPVTIIVGRAVKQKIILPAAAAPKVIFSAAISKKDLKMDEDLTGVSEMFKTPVNERKMSQQDKSVANKTPVGVVEPAVLEPSLLNTPEEPGEMMVSPLTAASTVKAGRYNKEAVKRLLNDDEESSFICDTSTLKTIYNPSEQQCTKMETSSVATPKQKPQLPESLTGVKRIMKTPRQNAEPVEDLRGRLLKTPKQKPEQQECLTGVKRIMKTPKLKHEPVEDLRGKLLKTPKQKHEQQECLTGVKRIMKTPKLKHEPVEDLRGKLLKTPKQKHEQQQCLTGVKRIMRIPRQKTEPIEDLRGKLQKTPRQKSEVADVSFSGLADLLETPVKKSQPAEANTETQKVDIIPVDCFSDVKRMTKTPKQRSAPVEDMLGIERLMKTPKERSQPVEENFGIKRLMKSPKLRGNAPVEDFEGLQDLMEEPLPDPIKQPETAMLGDQTTVSSGLDMAKERSFAAEQPQSDSGSSEIDISKGETTKVLVEVPSDSCEPSDAKEVICQAVVKEEAPVVRETATMHSATSKKPIRGRRAKTVESKADNDKQEMVEPSQDPVPVRGRRGRKAEPTEPTRDVVEPAREEARVAPKPKRGRGAIKVSKQIETVEEAAAESLPEPESRESGGDAPLEKEAMKPKRGRKPKQLSLQSKHDDVAQEGDGDKLELTSSKHDQNMPSEVDVAAEKDVTIVQKSVRGRKGKLVEKSRAAEDKQEAACEEAVVSAPVRPRRGKRTEVTVPPAGRQTTRSTKAKEDSSVAQPKIVENMEPVTSADSVNNVTASTTGQEEVKEPAEESLVKPSRDRKAKQEAKPQDPVKKSRSSRKGGEPLVSELENISPQDPAVARTRHVGVRKTKQEAANVTSDESIENQDGPIEMPTEKPKRSRRAKQVEDVGTSEVPEEMPAQKPQRGRGVKTNLKDDISQVVPAKRARRGAAVTGKEAKKVEALVTVPKLAPASVEPVKRGRLAAAKASSESNATDYSNDVIAEHAKTSQRSVRWKMEVEVHEIPKATPVKAVRGRKSRLADEAEPQPAKRTRRGAKAANEAESTNKAEETLPKTRRGRPAKK; from the exons GGAGTCACCGGAAATG AGCCGAAACCATGTGGAAGTGCAGACCTTGTCATGAAGAAGAAGCGTGTTTCTTTCGGCGGTTACCTAGTTCCtgaattttttgacaaaaaattacCCCCTGATTCGCCATTACGCAAAGGAGACACCCCAAGGAGAAGCCTTTGTCTGTCCAAACCCAAACAGTCACTGCTTAGACGGGCATCAGTCATTGGCCTTGAAAAT GTGGCTGATGTGATTGGATCACCTAAAGCTTCTGGTAAGAAATCCCCAAAAGGAAAGTCCCCATCTCCAGGAAAGAAGACTCCAAAACTGAGCACACCTTCTCCTAATCAGAAATCACCAAAATCTACCTCAGTCTCTCCAAAGGGGCACTCATCAGGAAAGAAGTCCCCCAAATCAAAGAAGCCTTCTCCCAAGGTGCCAAAATCTATACCAGTCTCTCCCAAGGGGGCATCTCCTGGAAAGAAGTCACCAAAAGCCATCACACCCTCTGCAAAGGCCTCGCCACCTTCAGAGAAATCACCTAAATCTAAATCCTCTTCCCCAAAAGATTCAGGAAACATGTCACTGAAATCCCGTAAACCGAGGAGAGCATCTTCCTCCATTAACAAACTGGAAACTCCAACCACCAAGAAGAGAACATCCCTCAGGCCTACCCCTCAGGAAAATGTCATCGAAACACCTAAAGCCAAAACCCCCTTGGGCTCCCAAATGCAAGTATCTTCCGTGCAAGGGCGCTTTTCTGTGTCACGTATCAAAACCCCTTCGCCAATCGCAGAAGACTGCATCACAACGCTGTCGCCCACGGTTACACCCAAAATCCCGCTGAGAAGGAAGAGCTTGAAGAGCACGTCCCGCAAGACTCCCAGTTTGGCAAGGAGTGCTGCCAAAGTTATGCTCAGACGAAGTGGCATTTCACGGGCATCAATGAAAG TCATGAGTGCTTGGGCGGACACTGTCAAGTTTGGGCAGCCTAAGGTCCCAGCGGTTGCACCAGCTAAAAATGTAGTGAAAGGTACTTCAAAAGCTCGGAAGGTCATGAATGTATCCAAACTACAG ACCCCTGTGAGAAAGCCTCTGGGCCATGTGAGCACTGGACATGCAAATTCACCCGTTACCATCATTGTGGGCCGAGCTGTCAAGCAGAAAATCATcctccctgctgctgctgcaccaAAAGTGATCTTCAGTGCAGCAATCTCAAAGAAAGAcctgaaaatggatgaagaTTTGACTG GCGTTTCTGAAATGTTTAAAACACCTGTGAATGAAAGAAAGATGTCTCAACAAGACAAGAGTGTTGCCAATAAGACACCAGTGGGAGTTGTGGAGCCTGCTGTGCTAGAGCCTTCCTTGTTGAACACCCCTGAGGAGCCAG GTGAAATGATGGTATCGCCACTCACTGCTGCATCGACTGTGAAAGCAGGCAGATACAACAAAGAGGCAGTGAAACGCCTCCTTAATGATGACGAAGAATCCAGCTTCATTTGTGACACCTCTACTCTGAAGACTATTTACAATCCTAGTGAACAGCAGTGCACAAAAATGGAGACCAGCTCTGTAGCAACTCCTAAACAGAAGCCCCAACTGCCAGAGAGTCTAACTGGAGTGAAGAGGATCATGAAGACCCCAAGACAGAATGCTGAGCCTGTGGAGGACCTCAGAGGAAGACTTCTGAAAACGCCCAAACAGAAACCTGAGCAGCAAGAGTGCCTCACTGGAGTGAAGAGAATCATGAAGACTCCTAAACTTAAGCATGAACCTGTGGAGGACCTGAGAGGAAAACTTCTGaaaacacctaaacagaaacaTGAGCAGCAAGAGTGCCTCACCGGAGTGAAGAGGATCATGAAGACCCCTAAACTTAAGCATGAACCTGTGGAGGACCTGAGAGGAAAACTTCTGaaaacacctaaacagaaacaTGAGCAGCAACAATGCCTCACCGGAGTGAAGAGGATCATGAGGATCCCCAGACAAAAGACTGAGCCCATCGAGGATCTGAGAGGGAAACTTCAGAAAACTCCCCGTCAGAAGTCTGAAGTGGCTGATGTTTCTTTTAGTGGTCTTGCTGATCTGCTGGAGACACCAGTTAAAAAATCACAACCCGCGGAAGCCAACACAGAAACTCAAAAGGTTGACATCATCCCAGTGGACTGTTTCTCAGATGTCAAGAGAATGACGAAAACACCCAAGCAGAGAAGTGCTCCAGTTGAAGACATGCTCGGTATTGAGAGACTCATGAAAACTCCCAAAGAGCGAAGTCAACCAGTAGAGGAGAACTTTGGTATCAAGAGACTCATGAAGTCACCCAAACTGAGGGGTAATGCACCTGTGGAGGACTTTGAGGGACTTCAAGATCTTATGGAGGAGCCATTACCAGACCCCATAAAGCAGCCGGAAACAGCCATG CTTGGAGATCAAACAACTGTTAGCAGTGGCTTGGACATGGCAAAAG AACGCAGTTTTGCTGCCGAACAACCACAGAGTGACAGTGGGTCATCAGAAATTGACATCTCAAAAG gcgaGACAACTAAAGTTTTGGTGGAGGTGCCCAGCGATTCTTGCGAGCCGTCAGATGCTAAAGAAGTTATTTGTCAAGCTGTGGTCAAAGAAGAGGCACCAGTAGTGAGAGAAACTGCTACTATGCACTCCGCCACTTCCAAGAAACCTATTCGAGGTAGAAGGGCCAAAACGGTGGAATCCAAAGCAGATAATGATAAACAGGAGATGGTAGAACCTTCTCAAGATCCTGTTCCTGTCAGAGGAAGACGAGGTCGGAAAGCTGAGCCTACTGAACCTACCAGGGATGTTGTTGAGCCTGCACGGGAAGAAGCAAGAGTTGCCCCTAAGCCTAAACGAGGAAGAGGTGCCATAAAGGTTTCTAAACAAATTGAAACTGTCGAAGAAGCTGCTGCCGAATCTTTGCCGGAGCCTGAGAGCAGAGAGAGTGGAGGTGATGCGCCCTTGGAAAAAGAGGCTATGAAGCCTAAGCGAGGCCGAAAACCCAAACAACTATCTCTGCAGTCCAAACATGATGATGTTGCCCAAGAAG GCGATGGTGACAAGCTTGAGCTGACGTCAAGTAAACACGATCAAAATATGCCGTCTGAAGTGGATGTGGCAGCGGAGAAAGATGTCACGATTGTACAGAAGTCTGTTCGTGGGAGAAAAGGCAAATTAGTAGAGAAATCCAGAGCAGCGGAGGATAAGCAAGAGGCAGCTTGTGAAGAAGCCGTTGTCTCTGCTCCAGTCAGACCAAGAAGAGGCAAGAGGACTGAAGTAACTGTACCACCTGCAGGCCGGCAAACTACCAGAAGCACAAAGGCCAAAGAAGACTCTTCTGTTGCTCAACCGAAAATAGTTGAAAATATGGAGCCTGTGACTTCAGCTGATAGTGTGAATAATGTAACTGCATCTACCACTGGCCAAGAAGAGGTCAAGGAGCCTGCAGAGGAATCTCTGGTGAAGCCGAGTCGGGACAGAAAAGCCAAGCAAGAAGCAAAGCCCCAGGATCCAGTTAAAAAATCAAGGAGTAGCAGAAAAGGCGGGGAACCACTTGTTTCTGAATTAGAGAACATAAGTCCGCAAGATCCTGCGGTTGCTAGAACTAGACATGTCGGCGTTAGGAAAACAAAGCAAGAAGCAGCAAACGTCACTTCTGATGAATCCATAGAGAACCAAGATGGTCCAATTGAGATGCCAACAGAAAAACCTAAACGGAGCAGAAGAGCAAAACAAGTTGAAGATGTTGGCACCTCAGAAGTGCCAGAGGAAATGCCTGCGCAGAAGCCGCAAAGGGGAAGAGGAGTGAAAACCAATTTGAAAGATGACATTTCACAAGTTGTTCCAGCCAAGAGAGCACGACGTGGGGCTGCTGTCACCGGTAAGGAGGCCAAAAAAGTAGAAGCACTCGTCACAGTTCCAAAGTTGGCTCCAGCATCAGTTGAACCAGTCAAACGGGGAAGACTGGCAGCAGCCAAAGCCTCATCAGAGTCAAATGCCACAGACTATTCAAATGATGTCATTGCggaacatgcaaaaacatcccAGAGATCAGTGAGGTGGAAAATGGAGGTAGAAGTCCACGAGATTCCAAAAGCCACACCTGTGAAGGCGGTACGAGGCAGGAAGTCTAGGCTTGCTGATGAAGCTGAACCTCAGCCTGCCAAGAGAACCAGGCGAGGGGCAAAGGCTGCAAACGAAGCAGAGTCCACCAACAAAGCTGAAGAGACTCTGCCAAAAACCAGAAGAGGAAGACCAGCAAAGAAATGA